The proteins below are encoded in one region of Macrococcus armenti:
- the gpG gene encoding phage tail assembly chaperone G — MKRNFIKLVKEMKDDKPVFDTFLTPTFIPFKKMYEAVDLMDELQNNDKLSEKQAFDMMFDMVVDIYNKQFTKEQLMNGLHAPDAVQELQSQIAFIAEGHMDEKRKKELAKMV; from the coding sequence ATGAAAAGAAACTTTATTAAATTAGTAAAAGAAATGAAAGATGACAAACCAGTATTCGACACATTTTTAACACCAACATTTATTCCGTTTAAAAAAATGTATGAAGCTGTAGATCTTATGGATGAACTGCAAAATAACGACAAATTAAGTGAGAAACAAGCATTCGATATGATGTTTGATATGGTTGTAGATATTTACAACAAACAATTCACTAAAGAACAGTTAATGAACGGATTGCATGCACCAGATGCTGTACAAGAATTACAGAGTCAAATCGCTTTTATCGCTGAAGGTCATATGGATGAAAAAAGAAAAAAGGAACTAGCGAAAATGGTATAG
- a CDS encoding phage major capsid protein, which produces MTITFKDETKNNIQNLKEAYFEAARNGADSEVVEAKYNEYMKAYTEDLSASILVEARQEVANAKLDGEIALNRGLNVLTAKERQFFTNLVEDEANYDSFKEEKILPETTVLRIFEDIKRNRPLLSKINFQVAGLRTRIIVGKPSGAAVWGEIFGKIQGQILANFTEYSFSQNKLTAFAIVPKDLLEFGPEWVERYVREQLAEAIAIKIEEGVVLGKGSGANQPYGLNQEITRDEDGNITGTADKTPVGELTFADEKTTVTELANLANKLSFDENNKPLNVLGKIAIAVHPALQFFVQAQYTVLTPNGQWVTALPYQIEVVPSDFVPYGQAIAFVGSRYYAVQTGAVSIKSYDQTLALEDCDVFIAKQFAHGLPEDNNVAHVYTLNIEGMPSAPEEAVGETLPGA; this is translated from the coding sequence ATGACAATTACATTTAAAGATGAAACAAAGAATAATATTCAGAATTTAAAAGAAGCATACTTTGAAGCAGCTCGTAATGGAGCAGATTCAGAAGTAGTAGAAGCAAAATATAACGAGTATATGAAAGCATATACTGAAGATTTATCAGCAAGTATTTTAGTAGAAGCACGTCAAGAAGTAGCAAACGCAAAGTTAGATGGTGAAATTGCTTTAAATCGTGGTTTAAATGTATTAACTGCAAAAGAACGTCAATTCTTTACTAACTTAGTTGAAGATGAAGCGAACTATGATTCATTCAAAGAAGAAAAAATCTTGCCTGAAACTACTGTATTACGTATTTTCGAAGATATTAAACGTAACCGCCCATTATTATCTAAAATCAATTTCCAAGTTGCTGGTCTTCGTACACGTATCATTGTTGGTAAACCATCGGGTGCTGCAGTATGGGGAGAAATCTTTGGTAAAATTCAAGGACAAATCCTTGCAAACTTCACTGAATACTCATTCTCTCAAAATAAATTAACTGCATTCGCTATCGTACCTAAAGATTTACTTGAGTTTGGTCCTGAATGGGTTGAACGTTATGTGCGTGAACAGTTAGCGGAAGCGATTGCAATTAAAATTGAAGAAGGTGTAGTACTTGGTAAAGGTTCAGGCGCTAATCAACCTTACGGATTAAATCAAGAAATCACTCGTGATGAAGACGGAAATATTACAGGAACTGCTGACAAAACACCAGTCGGAGAATTAACGTTTGCAGATGAAAAAACAACCGTTACTGAATTAGCAAATTTAGCAAATAAATTATCATTTGATGAAAATAATAAGCCATTAAATGTTTTAGGTAAAATCGCTATTGCAGTACATCCAGCTTTACAGTTCTTTGTTCAAGCGCAATACACTGTCCTTACACCTAATGGTCAATGGGTAACTGCTTTACCATATCAAATCGAAGTAGTCCCATCTGATTTCGTTCCTTATGGTCAAGCAATCGCATTTGTCGGAAGTCGTTACTACGCAGTACAAACTGGTGCAGTATCAATTAAATCTTATGATCAAACATTAGCTTTAGAAGATTGTGATGTATTTATTGCTAAGCAATTTGCGCACGGTTTACCTGAAGATAATAACGTTGCACATGTTTATACGTTAAATATCGAAGGTATGCCATCAGCACCAGAAGAAGCAGTAGGTGAAACACTTCCAGGAGCGTAA
- a CDS encoding major tail protein — protein sequence MAKNYHATTGIDEFYYGVLDTNDETKIVGTAPERIKFLQEITVSQEQSIEKAYGDNKVAEMATSNGPVEVESQFHKLPVEDKIVLFGLEKNEAGLYAFGNTDNPPYVGAVFAKTHEDGSKEWVGLPKGKFTKPEQSAKTKEDGVEFSSDNMKAEFMDRKVTGFTEEKSVIFGKDEKGSTTQRDAIFTAIFGTSYPTETETLPGA from the coding sequence ATGGCTAAAAATTACCATGCAACAACTGGTATTGATGAGTTTTACTATGGTGTATTAGATACTAATGATGAAACGAAAATCGTTGGTACTGCACCAGAACGTATTAAGTTTTTACAGGAAATCACTGTGTCACAAGAGCAATCTATCGAAAAAGCATATGGAGATAACAAGGTAGCTGAAATGGCGACATCTAATGGACCGGTTGAAGTTGAATCACAATTCCATAAGTTGCCTGTAGAAGATAAGATCGTTTTATTTGGTTTAGAAAAGAACGAAGCAGGGCTTTACGCTTTCGGTAACACGGATAATCCACCTTATGTTGGGGCAGTATTTGCTAAAACACATGAAGACGGCTCAAAAGAGTGGGTAGGACTTCCTAAAGGTAAGTTCACTAAGCCAGAACAAAGCGCTAAAACTAAAGAAGATGGCGTAGAATTCTCAAGCGACAACATGAAAGCTGAATTTATGGACCGTAAAGTTACAGGATTTACAGAAGAAAAATCTGTTATTTTCGGTAAAGATGAAAAAGGTTCAACAACACAACGAGATGCAATTTTTACAGCTATTTTTGGAACTTCATATCCAACTGAAACAGAGACTTTACCAGGAGCATAA
- a CDS encoding phage portal protein: MGLFEGVFKRNLEIRDMLDLDIYEDSASRSYLKRIALDTCINFIARTISQTEFWIKDGDKSIKNTLYYKLNVRPNTDSSASDFWQKVIYKLIYDNEVLIIKTDTDDLVVADDFERVELALYDDTFRNVIVKDYKFQRSFKMNEVIYLNYNNEKLQKYVEGLFGDYGELFGRMMQQELKNNQIRGILKVSQGGGKLDDKNMSRLQKYADKIYQSFTKSSVAIIPGIPGFEYEEITKGQSSSNSNAENISKVKKTFIDDVAKIIGIPPSLIHGDMADLENAMDAYLDFCIKPLVKKIENELNSKFFTKDEFLKGKRIKLVGLNRLDPVKNSTSIDKLISSNFATINEVRDLFGFEQLDGLDIFLRTKNYESDNEASKGGDNE; this comes from the coding sequence ATGGGACTATTTGAAGGTGTGTTTAAACGTAATTTAGAAATTAGGGATATGCTTGATTTAGATATATACGAAGACTCAGCGAGTAGGTCATATTTAAAACGAATAGCTTTAGATACATGTATCAACTTTATTGCCAGGACGATAAGCCAAACGGAATTTTGGATAAAAGATGGAGATAAAAGCATTAAGAATACACTGTATTATAAGTTGAACGTTAGACCAAATACAGATAGCAGTGCATCGGACTTTTGGCAGAAAGTAATCTACAAACTTATATATGATAATGAAGTACTAATTATCAAGACTGATACAGATGATTTAGTTGTAGCAGATGACTTTGAAAGAGTGGAACTCGCTTTATATGATGATACATTTAGAAATGTGATTGTAAAAGATTATAAATTCCAACGATCATTCAAAATGAACGAAGTGATTTATTTAAATTACAACAATGAAAAACTTCAAAAGTATGTAGAAGGTCTGTTTGGTGATTATGGCGAGTTATTCGGCAGAATGATGCAGCAAGAGTTAAAGAATAATCAAATTAGAGGTATTTTAAAGGTTAGTCAGGGTGGCGGTAAACTTGATGATAAAAACATGTCGAGATTACAGAAATACGCTGATAAGATATATCAATCTTTTACTAAAAGTAGTGTGGCCATCATTCCTGGAATACCTGGATTTGAATATGAAGAGATAACAAAAGGTCAATCATCAAGTAATAGTAATGCCGAGAATATCAGTAAGGTAAAAAAAACATTTATCGATGATGTCGCTAAAATAATCGGTATACCTCCGTCACTTATTCATGGCGATATGGCAGACCTAGAAAATGCAATGGATGCGTATCTTGATTTCTGTATTAAACCGTTAGTTAAGAAAATCGAAAACGAGTTAAACAGTAAATTCTTTACTAAAGATGAATTTTTGAAAGGTAAGCGTATTAAATTAGTTGGATTGAATAGATTAGATCCAGTTAAGAATTCAACATCTATTGATAAGTTGATATCTTCAAACTTTGCAACAATTAACGAAGTACGCGACTTATTCGGATTCGAACAACTCGATGGATTAGATATATTCCTACGTACTAAAAACTATGAATCTGATAATGAAGCATCGAAAGGGGGTGATAACGAATGA
- a CDS encoding phage gp6-like head-tail connector protein: protein MITDEHVAIMKGRLKIFHSFEDKHIKFLLEESYNDIVNKCKPFDMTNTQGASLVYERTRYAYNDALEYFDDNFLHRITSFALDNLEEVDYDKDYVPEIQPSESI, encoded by the coding sequence ATGATTACTGATGAACATGTAGCGATAATGAAAGGTCGATTAAAGATATTTCACTCATTCGAAGATAAACATATCAAATTTTTATTAGAAGAGTCGTATAACGATATCGTTAATAAATGCAAACCTTTCGATATGACTAATACTCAAGGTGCTTCACTTGTTTATGAGCGTACAAGATACGCTTATAATGATGCACTAGAGTACTTCGATGATAATTTTTTACATCGTATTACTTCATTTGCTTTAGATAATTTGGAGGAGGTTGATTATGACAAAGATTATGTTCCAGAAATACAACCGTCCGAAAGTATCTAA
- a CDS encoding peptidoglycan DD-metalloendopeptidase family protein yields MAERIRGLSIGLDLDDTGISRSLGAIKRSFRDLNGSLKTNLNNFKYTEKSVESYEQAIDDLGSTIKGQQKNVGGLKSKLDELTQAGKSHTAEASKIRQEYNKQVDYLNMLEHQLESTSQEFKDFTREQEIASSKWTILGNQLDNIGNRVSSVGDKMRGVGQNLTMGLTVPLTGVGVGALKAAGDYEAAGAQFSQVFGDLEAQAKGSLDEIGKKTGLLPNALRGSFTQMAAFAKTTGADTEDALDLTTRATMAAADSAAFYDKSIEEVTDSLQSYLKQNYENDSALGISSTETTRNAKANELYGKSFADLSEQQKQLTLLQMVEDGNKLSGALGQASRESDTLATQTSNVKTAFKDFLAEIGKPILPSAVEILKSMSGAVKGASTWFSGLGDGAQKAVIGFGVFLAALGPIITGAGILAGSLGSIMQLLSPLGPAIAQAGGPLAFLTSKFAILRTLLGVLTGPIGITIAIITALGFAFVTAYKKSETFRNVVDGVVKSIKNILMTGFNAVKIFIMSIGNQIRTFWQQNGTEIMNALNNIFKVMSFVFNTLILPLMKVVWGLVKTIIISTWNNIKGVIQGALNIILGIVKIFSSLFTGNWKGLWQGIKQVAKGAIQLVWNLINLWFVGKILGTVRVFGGLFKSLFSGIWNGVKNIFKVSLSFIWNTSKNSFNKIFSFGKNIFTSLKNNLSNTWSNIKNIFTNTLTGIYNGTKQRFTNIYNTGKNSMTKLKNSMDGLWNGMKNSTIGKAEAMKNKVTGIFKSMGKGIKGHIDTVKSHIGGMTKGVKGGLNKLIGGVNWVGAKLGMDKIPEIKLSTGTGSLTRNGKLTRDTFATVGDKGRGNGPGGFRHEMIRYPNGKTVLTPNRDTKTFLPKGSQVINGQDTYNFLNAPRFAKGTGKPWYSQLGDAVGKGFTTGVDVTKDVAGKTIKGAKNIGKQALDAIGDVYDYVSNPGKLVDKVLKSFGVDFSFAKGDILSGMINGMYKKLKSSVKALFTTWLDDGGNGGDASSFMKFPKTTPYSPNGAVPGYPSSFNGGRHYGIDYATPVGTVLKAPTSGTVTRQHNHGGGLVAKLVSGKFAQFFLHLSEVLKTGRVNQGDAFAKTGNSGAWTTGPHLHVQVEKGPTDSITNTNTVDPEKFYSGVVKNGKNTMGKDWSSEIRRAAKQMKVSVSNADVNSIMAQIMRESSGNQNIVQSSAVWDVNTASGNPAQGLLQYIPQTFRAYAVKGHTNIRSGYDQLLAFFNNSNWRRDNPGGSSGWGPTGSRRFATGGLIKRSGWYNIAEGGYPEWVIPTDPSRRSEAMQMIAMAANQIQGNATIGNKRPNQLNMPNSSNDELLNAVLQQNGILMEMLQKLTGIEAKPILSTDDIGRAYDKYDSKQTKKQSIFDGIAGAL; encoded by the coding sequence ATGGCAGAACGTATTAGAGGTTTAAGTATTGGTTTAGATTTAGATGATACAGGCATATCTAGATCATTAGGTGCAATAAAGCGTTCATTTAGAGATTTAAATGGCTCGTTGAAGACAAATTTAAATAATTTTAAGTATACAGAGAAAAGTGTAGAGAGTTATGAACAAGCAATTGATGATTTAGGAAGTACTATTAAGGGTCAACAAAAAAACGTTGGTGGATTAAAGTCAAAATTAGATGAATTAACACAAGCAGGCAAGTCACATACTGCTGAAGCATCGAAAATTAGACAAGAATACAACAAACAAGTTGATTATTTAAATATGTTAGAGCATCAACTCGAAAGCACATCACAAGAATTTAAAGATTTTACAAGAGAACAAGAGATTGCTTCAAGCAAATGGACTATTTTAGGGAATCAATTAGACAACATAGGAAATAGGGTTTCATCTGTTGGAGATAAAATGCGCGGTGTCGGTCAAAATTTAACGATGGGCTTAACTGTACCTTTAACTGGTGTAGGCGTAGGCGCATTAAAAGCAGCAGGAGATTATGAAGCTGCAGGCGCTCAGTTTAGTCAGGTATTCGGAGACCTCGAAGCGCAAGCAAAAGGTTCTTTGGATGAAATAGGTAAGAAAACAGGATTATTACCAAACGCGCTAAGAGGTTCATTTACTCAAATGGCTGCATTTGCTAAAACAACAGGAGCAGATACAGAAGATGCACTAGATTTAACTACTAGAGCGACAATGGCAGCTGCTGATAGTGCTGCATTCTATGACAAATCAATTGAAGAAGTAACAGACTCATTACAATCATATCTAAAACAAAACTATGAAAACGACTCTGCACTAGGTATATCGTCAACTGAGACAACAAGAAATGCTAAAGCTAATGAATTGTATGGTAAATCATTTGCTGATTTAAGTGAACAACAAAAACAACTGACATTATTGCAAATGGTTGAAGATGGTAACAAATTATCTGGAGCGTTAGGTCAAGCGTCACGAGAATCTGATACTTTAGCAACTCAAACAAGTAATGTTAAGACTGCATTTAAAGACTTTTTAGCAGAAATAGGAAAACCGATTTTACCTTCAGCAGTAGAGATATTAAAAAGTATGAGCGGAGCAGTAAAAGGAGCATCAACCTGGTTTTCAGGTTTAGGTGATGGCGCTCAGAAAGCTGTAATTGGATTCGGTGTGTTTTTAGCTGCTTTAGGACCTATTATTACAGGTGCAGGGATATTAGCAGGATCGTTAGGTTCTATAATGCAATTATTGTCTCCTTTAGGACCAGCAATAGCACAAGCAGGAGGGCCACTTGCATTTTTAACAAGTAAATTTGCTATATTAAGAACGCTTTTAGGTGTTTTAACAGGCCCAATAGGTATTACTATAGCAATAATAACTGCTCTTGGATTCGCATTTGTAACAGCATATAAAAAGTCTGAAACATTTAGAAATGTAGTAGATGGTGTTGTCAAAAGTATTAAAAATATTCTGATGACAGGCTTTAATGCAGTAAAAATATTCATTATGTCAATCGGAAATCAGATACGTACTTTTTGGCAACAAAATGGCACTGAGATAATGAACGCTTTGAACAATATTTTCAAAGTTATGAGTTTTGTTTTCAATACTTTGATATTACCACTTATGAAAGTTGTTTGGGGCCTTGTAAAAACGATTATTATTTCAACTTGGAATAATATTAAGGGAGTTATTCAAGGAGCGCTCAATATTATTCTCGGAATTGTTAAAATCTTTTCTAGCTTATTTACAGGTAACTGGAAAGGTTTATGGCAAGGAATTAAGCAAGTTGCAAAAGGTGCTATTCAGTTAGTTTGGAATTTAATAAATCTATGGTTTGTTGGGAAAATTCTTGGTACTGTACGAGTATTCGGAGGACTGTTTAAGTCTTTATTTAGTGGGATTTGGAATGGTGTAAAAAACATTTTTAAAGTCTCGCTATCATTCATATGGAATACCTCCAAAAATTCTTTCAATAAAATATTCAGTTTTGGAAAAAATATTTTTACTTCCTTGAAAAATAATTTATCTAATACATGGTCAAATATTAAGAATATTTTCACAAATACATTAACTGGAATATATAATGGTACAAAGCAACGTTTCACTAATATATATAATACTGGTAAGAATTCAATGACAAAATTAAAGAATTCTATGGATGGTTTATGGAATGGAATGAAAAACAGTACCATCGGAAAAGCTGAGGCCATGAAAAATAAAGTTACTGGTATTTTTAAATCGATGGGTAAAGGTATTAAAGGTCATATAGATACTGTTAAGAGTCATATCGGTGGAATGACTAAAGGTGTTAAAGGAGGACTTAATAAGTTAATCGGTGGCGTTAACTGGGTTGGTGCTAAACTCGGAATGGATAAGATACCTGAAATCAAGTTAAGCACAGGTACAGGATCACTCACAAGAAACGGTAAACTTACACGTGATACATTTGCGACTGTTGGAGATAAAGGACGTGGCAACGGTCCTGGTGGCTTTAGACATGAAATGATACGTTATCCAAACGGGAAAACAGTACTTACACCTAATCGTGATACAAAAACATTCTTACCTAAAGGCTCACAGGTTATAAATGGTCAAGACACTTATAACTTCTTAAATGCGCCACGTTTTGCAAAAGGTACAGGTAAGCCATGGTATAGCCAACTTGGAGATGCAGTAGGTAAAGGTTTTACTACTGGTGTCGATGTTACAAAAGATGTTGCTGGTAAAACGATTAAAGGTGCTAAAAATATCGGTAAACAGGCACTTGATGCGATTGGAGATGTATATGATTACGTTTCTAATCCTGGAAAGTTAGTAGATAAAGTACTTAAGTCATTTGGTGTAGACTTTAGTTTTGCTAAAGGCGATATATTGAGCGGAATGATTAACGGTATGTATAAAAAATTAAAATCAAGTGTAAAAGCATTATTCACTACATGGCTAGATGATGGCGGAAATGGTGGAGATGCCTCTTCGTTCATGAAATTCCCTAAAACTACACCATATAGTCCGAATGGTGCTGTACCAGGTTATCCATCTTCATTCAACGGTGGACGACACTATGGTATTGACTACGCAACACCAGTTGGAACAGTATTAAAAGCACCAACAAGCGGTACTGTAACGCGACAACATAACCATGGCGGTGGGTTAGTCGCTAAATTAGTAAGTGGCAAGTTCGCTCAATTCTTCCTACACTTATCTGAAGTATTAAAGACAGGTAGAGTTAATCAAGGTGATGCATTTGCTAAGACGGGTAATAGTGGTGCTTGGACAACTGGACCACACTTACATGTTCAAGTTGAAAAAGGTCCAACAGATTCAATAACGAATACAAATACAGTAGATCCAGAGAAGTTTTATTCTGGAGTAGTCAAAAACGGTAAAAATACGATGGGTAAAGACTGGTCTTCTGAGATTAGAAGAGCAGCTAAACAGATGAAAGTATCAGTTAGTAATGCAGACGTAAATTCAATCATGGCTCAAATCATGAGAGAATCAAGTGGTAATCAAAATATTGTTCAATCTTCTGCAGTATGGGATGTGAATACTGCAAGTGGTAATCCTGCACAAGGGTTATTACAGTACATTCCACAGACGTTTAGAGCGTATGCAGTTAAAGGACATACCAATATTAGAAGTGGTTACGACCAACTGTTAGCATTCTTCAATAACTCAAATTGGAGAAGAGATAATCCAGGCGGAAGTAGTGGATGGGGACCAACAGGTTCTAGACGATTTGCAACTGGTGGCCTTATTAAAAGAAGCGGTTGGTATAACATTGCTGAAGGTGGTTATCCTGAATGGGTAATTCCAACAGACCCATCTCGTCGAAGTGAAGCAATGCAGATGATTGCTATGGCAGCAAATCAAATACAAGGAAATGCAACGATAGGTAATAAACGACCTAATCAGTTAAATATGCCTAATTCATCTAATGATGAATTGTTAAATGCAGTACTTCAGCAGAATGGTATCTTGATGGAAATGCTTCAAAAGTTAACAGGTATTGAAGCTAAGCCAATATTATCTACTGATGATATTGGACGTGCTTATGACAAATATGATAGTAAACAAACAAAGAAGCAATCAATATTTGATGGAATTGCAGGTGCATTATAA
- a CDS encoding terminase large subunit, whose amino-acid sequence MITNKHVDYYINQWKDGKIILNQERIDLFNYLQTYIYSRDDVFFDEEMIDNCIKFIERWYFPTLPFQRFIISNIFLIDKTTNEAFFTELAIFMGRGGGKNGLISAISDFLSTPLHGIKEYHISIVANSEEQAKTSFDEIRNILIENNRNKTGKTMNAPYEVSKTEILNRSTKSIIRYNTSNTKTKDGGREGCVIFDEIHYFMGPEMVNVKRGGLGKKKNRRTFYISTDGFIREGYMDSMKDKIKSVLAGKVKNSRLFPFYCKLDNPKEVDDMTKWEKANPMLHKPLSDYAKTLKSTIEEEYYDLPFNRSNRPEFMTKRMNLPEVDLEKVIAPWEEILATNRPIPDLSGRPCIGGLDFANIRDFASVGLLFRNGDDYIWISHSFVRQGFLDTVNLEPPIPKWEKEGLLTIVDDDVIEIDYIVRWFESMREKYGLEKVIADNYRTDIVRKAFKDAGIELEVIRNPKAIHGLLAPRIDTAFAKHNVIYGDNALMRWFTNNVAVKITPNGNKEYIKKDEVRRKTDGFMAFVHALYRADDIVDINLEEAFDLIDKYF is encoded by the coding sequence ATGATTACAAACAAGCACGTTGATTACTATATAAATCAATGGAAGGACGGAAAGATAATTTTAAATCAAGAACGTATTGATTTATTTAATTATCTTCAAACATACATTTACAGTAGAGATGACGTCTTCTTTGATGAGGAAATGATTGATAACTGTATCAAGTTCATAGAACGGTGGTACTTCCCTACATTGCCTTTTCAACGCTTTATAATATCTAATATTTTCTTGATTGATAAAACAACGAATGAAGCATTCTTTACAGAATTGGCGATATTCATGGGACGTGGCGGTGGTAAGAACGGATTAATAAGTGCTATAAGTGACTTTTTAAGTACACCATTGCATGGCATTAAAGAATACCATATATCAATCGTGGCAAATAGTGAAGAGCAAGCAAAAACATCATTTGACGAGATAAGAAATATACTTATTGAAAATAATAGAAATAAGACCGGGAAAACAATGAACGCACCATATGAGGTTAGTAAGACTGAAATACTCAATAGGTCTACGAAGTCGATAATAAGATATAACACATCAAACACGAAAACAAAAGACGGTGGTCGTGAAGGATGTGTTATTTTTGATGAAATTCATTATTTCATGGGTCCCGAAATGGTAAACGTAAAACGTGGTGGTCTAGGTAAGAAAAAGAATCGTAGAACATTCTATATCAGCACTGATGGCTTTATACGTGAAGGTTATATGGATTCTATGAAAGACAAAATAAAAAGCGTCTTAGCTGGCAAGGTCAAAAATAGTAGGTTATTTCCTTTTTACTGTAAATTAGACAATCCAAAAGAAGTAGATGATATGACGAAATGGGAAAAAGCTAATCCTATGTTACATAAGCCATTAAGCGACTATGCAAAGACATTGAAAAGTACGATTGAAGAAGAATATTATGATTTACCTTTTAATCGTTCGAATCGTCCTGAATTTATGACTAAAAGAATGAATTTGCCAGAAGTAGACCTTGAAAAAGTTATAGCACCATGGGAAGAAATATTAGCGACAAACAGACCCATACCAGATTTAAGTGGTAGACCTTGTATAGGCGGATTAGACTTCGCTAACATTCGAGATTTCGCTAGTGTAGGATTGTTGTTCCGGAATGGAGATGATTATATTTGGATAAGTCATTCGTTTGTAAGACAAGGGTTCTTAGACACGGTGAATTTAGAGCCTCCTATTCCAAAATGGGAGAAAGAAGGGTTACTTACAATAGTTGATGATGATGTTATTGAGATTGACTATATTGTCCGCTGGTTTGAAAGTATGCGAGAAAAATATGGACTAGAAAAAGTCATAGCAGATAACTATCGAACAGACATCGTAAGAAAAGCATTTAAAGATGCAGGAATTGAGTTAGAAGTTATTCGCAATCCTAAAGCTATCCACGGATTATTAGCGCCGCGTATTGATACAGCTTTTGCAAAGCATAACGTTATATATGGAGACAATGCTTTGATGAGATGGTTTACGAATAACGTAGCTGTAAAAATAACACCTAACGGAAACAAAGAATATATCAAAAAAGATGAAGTTAGACGTAAAACAGACGGTTTTATGGCGTTTGTTCATGCTTTATATAGAGCGGATGATATCGTAGACATAAATTTAGAAGAAGCATTTGATTTAATCGATAAATACTTTTAG
- a CDS encoding head maturation protease, ClpP-related has product MTGRILNVSKTENIGQIDIYGEIVPESWRWSDEESAYHFKDTLTKLGDVDEIIVNINSPGGDVFEGITIHNMLKRHKAKVIVNIDGLAASIASVIAMAGDVVRMPSNSMMMIHNAMGGMFGNANDMREIAELLDKVTGTLMETYLAKTDKLNIDSLKALLDAETWMTAEEAFSYGLIDEVITSKKLVACASKSQLTKFNKTPDHVIKMVETPEETEPKDEDVITLENVREIVTEVVQEELEKYDLPEKVENSIKNKVKRLYL; this is encoded by the coding sequence ATGACAGGAAGAATCTTAAATGTTTCAAAGACTGAAAATATTGGTCAGATTGATATTTATGGTGAAATCGTTCCAGAATCGTGGCGTTGGTCAGATGAAGAGAGTGCGTACCACTTTAAAGATACGTTAACGAAACTTGGTGATGTTGATGAAATCATTGTAAACATTAATTCGCCAGGTGGAGACGTATTCGAAGGTATTACAATTCACAATATGTTAAAGCGCCATAAAGCGAAAGTAATCGTAAATATTGATGGTTTAGCTGCGAGTATTGCGTCTGTAATCGCAATGGCTGGTGATGTAGTTAGAATGCCATCTAACAGCATGATGATGATTCATAATGCTATGGGTGGGATGTTCGGTAACGCTAATGATATGCGAGAAATTGCAGAACTATTAGATAAAGTTACGGGAACTTTAATGGAAACATACCTAGCAAAGACAGATAAATTAAATATTGATTCATTGAAAGCCTTACTTGATGCGGAAACATGGATGACTGCAGAAGAGGCTTTTTCTTATGGATTAATTGACGAAGTTATCACCTCGAAGAAATTAGTCGCATGTGCTAGTAAGTCGCAATTAACTAAATTTAATAAAACTCCAGATCATGTGATAAAAATGGTTGAAACACCTGAAGAAACTGAGCCAAAAGATGAAGACGTAATCACTTTAGAAAATGTAAGAGAAATCGTTACAGAAGTAGTGCAGGAAGAATTAGAGAAGTACGATTTACCAGAAAAAGTAGAAAATAGTATTAAAAACAAAGTCAAAAGACTGTATTTATAG
- a CDS encoding HNH endonuclease, with translation MYETVKERIKFYKSRPWRRKRDEILKRDNYECQECKKQGKVTVDLNRFNQGTKHKYLDVDHIEELQDRPELALVDSNLITLCIKCHNKKHDRYQKRQKQWNDEKW, from the coding sequence ATGTATGAGACAGTGAAAGAAAGAATAAAGTTTTATAAGAGTAGACCGTGGAGACGTAAGCGAGACGAGATACTGAAGCGTGACAACTATGAATGTCAAGAGTGCAAGAAGCAAGGCAAGGTAACAGTTGACTTGAATAGATTTAATCAAGGAACTAAGCATAAGTACTTAGACGTTGACCACATCGAAGAGCTGCAAGACAGACCTGAACTTGCATTAGTAGACAGTAACTTAATCACGTTATGTATTAAGTGTCATAACAAGAAACATGATAGATATCAGAAGCGTCAAAAACAATGGAATGACGAAAAATGGTAA
- the gpGT gene encoding phage tail assembly chaperone GT yields the protein MKKLIYEMMSESGKDINEILDMPFSFFMEIVEEKNKPKKTESLIAAFGG from the coding sequence ATGAAAAAGTTGATTTATGAAATGATGAGCGAATCAGGTAAAGATATAAACGAAATACTGGACATGCCATTTTCTTTCTTCATGGAAATTGTAGAAGAAAAGAACAAACCTAAAAAGACAGAGTCATTAATCGCAGCATTTGGCGGTTAA